Proteins encoded together in one Vulcanisaeta thermophila window:
- a CDS encoding helix-turn-helix domain-containing protein, with protein MLVIIRAKVRIRIPRITGIVGSNIRLLGEENFNYGVSPDRAKLLKLVAFGISSPTTLSRRANIPRSRVFRYLNALVSRGWLINNGGYYHLAASIFLVYRVERINDIVALEVLNDKGAIVDQKAGLVIINGREPALACPRCPLLQECTNNVKSISRSIGVKIKSATPADAYLELISDIINEGLLKILGNNYIELPLDGKPPVIVLRHGVGGN; from the coding sequence GTGTTGGTTATTATAAGGGCTAAGGTTAGGATTAGGATACCGAGGATAACGGGCATCGTGGGCAGTAACATTAGGTTACTTGGTGAGGAAAACTTCAACTACGGCGTATCACCCGACAGGGCGAAGCTGCTTAAGTTAGTAGCATTCGGCATATCAAGCCCCACGACATTATCGAGGAGGGCCAACATACCCAGGTCCAGGGTTTTTAGGTACCTAAATGCCTTGGTGTCCAGGGGCTGGTTGATCAACAATGGTGGTTATTACCACCTGGCTGCTAGCATATTCCTGGTGTACAGGGTGGAGAGGATTAATGATATAGTGGCGCTTGAGGTCCTGAATGATAAGGGCGCCATAGTTGACCAAAAGGCTGGGCTTGTGATAATAAACGGTAGAGAGCCAGCCCTTGCATGCCCAAGGTGTCCCCTGCTCCAGGAGTGCACTAATAACGTGAAGAGTATCAGTAGGTCGATCGGTGTTAAGATAAAGTCCGCAACCCCAGCCGATGCGTACCTGGAATTAATAAGTGACATAATAAACGAGGGATTGCTCAAGATCCTCGGCAATAACTACATAGAGTTGCCACTTGATGGTAAACCACCCGTTATAGTACTAAGGCATGGTGTGGGTGGTAACTAA
- the sucD gene encoding succinate--CoA ligase subunit alpha, whose amino-acid sequence MAILVNENTKVLVQGITGREGSRHTQYMLQYGTKILAGVTPGKGGQTVHGVPVFNTVEEALRKYPDINTSIIFVPAQFAADSVFEAIDAGIKLIVIITEHIPIHDALRFVNYARRRGVTIIGPNCPGVVSPLKSKVGILPNHIYTKQGPVGIVSRSGTLTYEISYHLTQAGIGQSTVVGIGGDPIIGTDMLEVVKMFEEDPETRYIVVIGEIGGTMEERLAQYIGSGKVTKPVVAYISGRTAPPGKRMGHAGAIVSMGMGSYESKVKAFQEVNVPVARTPTEVVKLIKQFMK is encoded by the coding sequence ATGGCGATACTCGTTAACGAGAACACGAAGGTCCTGGTCCAGGGAATAACGGGGCGTGAGGGCTCAAGGCACACACAGTACATGCTCCAGTACGGGACCAAGATACTGGCTGGCGTCACGCCTGGTAAGGGTGGGCAGACTGTCCATGGGGTACCCGTGTTCAATACCGTTGAGGAGGCCCTGAGGAAGTACCCAGACATTAACACGTCCATAATCTTCGTACCGGCTCAATTCGCCGCGGACTCCGTGTTCGAGGCCATAGACGCAGGTATTAAGTTGATAGTGATAATAACGGAGCACATACCAATACATGACGCCCTCAGGTTTGTGAATTACGCCAGGAGGAGGGGCGTGACGATAATCGGGCCCAACTGCCCAGGCGTGGTTAGCCCACTTAAATCCAAGGTGGGTATACTACCGAACCACATATACACTAAGCAGGGGCCCGTGGGCATAGTATCAAGGAGTGGGACCCTGACCTACGAAATATCCTACCACCTAACCCAGGCGGGTATTGGCCAATCAACGGTGGTGGGTATCGGTGGTGACCCAATAATAGGCACGGACATGCTTGAGGTCGTTAAGATGTTCGAGGAGGACCCAGAGACGAGGTACATAGTGGTTATTGGGGAGATTGGCGGGACCATGGAGGAGAGGCTGGCCCAGTACATAGGTTCAGGTAAGGTGACAAAACCCGTAGTAGCCTACATATCGGGTAGGACAGCACCACCCGGCAAAAGGATGGGGCACGCGGGCGCCATAGTCTCCATGGGCATGGGCTCCTACGAGAGTAAGGTCAAGGCTTTCCAGGAGGTTAACGTGCCCGTGGCCAGGACACCCACTGAGGTGGTTAAGCTGATTAAGCAATTCATGAAGTGA
- the sucC gene encoding ADP-forming succinate--CoA ligase subunit beta has protein sequence MRLLEYRGKELLSRYGVKIPRGAIITKPEDVGVLSTFKFPLFAKAQVPFAGRAKMGLVKRVDNINEAESVAREFLGRVIQDYPIRKVLFEEGVSVAKELYVSITLDRENRGYLVLASSEGGVDIEEVARRSPEKIIRLQIDDYEGLRDFMIRKLAAGLGLEGTAAEDFVTVMKAMYRVFTEYDAELVEINPLALTTDGHLVALDVKVMIDDNSLYRHPDISIEDSDYTLEELEARKYGIHYVELTGYVGIMANGAGLTMATMDLVKEFGHEPADFLDVGGGASKDTVREGLKMLLTDNRVKAILINIFGGITRCDEVARGVKEALEETKVNKPIFIRLKGTNEEEGRKILAEIGIKTYETAEEAMEALAKSIRG, from the coding sequence GTGAGACTCCTTGAGTACAGGGGTAAGGAGTTACTGAGTAGGTACGGCGTTAAAATACCAAGGGGCGCAATAATAACCAAGCCCGAGGACGTGGGGGTACTGAGCACGTTTAAGTTCCCATTGTTTGCCAAGGCCCAGGTACCATTTGCGGGTAGGGCTAAGATGGGCCTTGTTAAGAGGGTTGATAACATTAATGAGGCTGAGTCCGTGGCCAGGGAGTTCCTGGGCAGGGTGATCCAGGACTACCCAATAAGGAAGGTCCTGTTTGAGGAGGGCGTTAGCGTTGCCAAGGAGCTTTATGTATCAATAACCCTGGACAGGGAGAACAGGGGCTACCTGGTACTGGCATCCTCAGAGGGTGGTGTGGATATTGAGGAGGTGGCCAGGAGGAGTCCAGAGAAGATCATAAGGCTCCAAATTGATGATTATGAGGGGCTCAGGGACTTCATGATTAGGAAGCTAGCTGCTGGGTTGGGGCTTGAGGGAACGGCTGCGGAGGACTTCGTTACCGTAATGAAGGCCATGTATAGGGTATTCACTGAGTATGATGCTGAGCTTGTGGAGATAAACCCACTGGCCCTAACAACCGACGGCCACCTGGTGGCCCTTGACGTTAAGGTCATGATAGACGATAACTCACTGTATAGGCATCCAGACATAAGTATTGAGGATAGTGATTACACACTCGAGGAGTTGGAGGCCAGGAAGTACGGGATACACTACGTGGAGTTAACAGGCTACGTGGGCATAATGGCCAACGGGGCCGGCCTAACCATGGCAACCATGGACCTGGTCAAGGAGTTTGGTCATGAACCAGCGGACTTCCTGGACGTGGGTGGCGGCGCCAGTAAGGATACGGTTAGGGAGGGGTTGAAAATGCTCCTAACCGATAACAGGGTCAAGGCAATACTCATAAACATATTCGGCGGGATAACGCGCTGTGATGAGGTGGCGAGGGGCGTTAAGGAGGCCCTTGAGGAGACCAAGGTCAATAAGCCCATATTCATAAGGCTCAAGGGGACCAATGAGGAGGAGGGCAGGAAAATACTGGCTGAGATTGGGATTAAGACCTATGAAACCGCTGAGGAGGCGATGGAGGCATTGGCAAAGTCCATCAGGGGGTGA
- a CDS encoding helix-turn-helix transcriptional regulator, translating into MSLIPLIIWVLTIFQNGSSIISLNTTYTGSFMTVALPTEPQSIPLVYVNGTLTPVLLNGTNVIIPVFGHASIYMLYVPRPLVSNGFVTLDIINNSTLEIEIPYNYVLIYNITLSLINFTESNGQLTLLASGPGLITYTLAPTKPITVTKPPPTPSYPSGFIIIAVIVVVVVAALGVVYMRLGRRRVSGPPPLSDYEVAVINYLRSVGGAYEVDIARQLGIPRTTVWRIIKRLEDAGVVEVRKVRGRNYVVLRRG; encoded by the coding sequence ATGTCGTTAATACCCCTGATCATTTGGGTACTCACCATATTTCAAAATGGGTCATCAATAATAAGCCTAAACACCACATACACAGGCTCCTTCATGACCGTGGCGTTACCCACGGAGCCCCAGTCCATACCCCTGGTCTACGTAAACGGCACATTAACACCCGTGCTCCTCAATGGCACCAACGTGATAATACCCGTTTTTGGGCATGCCTCAATCTACATGCTCTACGTACCCAGGCCCCTGGTATCCAATGGCTTTGTTACGCTGGACATTATTAATAACTCAACCCTAGAGATAGAGATACCCTATAACTACGTGCTGATATACAACATAACACTCTCCCTCATTAACTTCACGGAGTCCAACGGTCAATTAACCCTACTGGCTTCGGGGCCGGGCCTAATAACTTATACCCTGGCACCCACAAAGCCAATCACGGTAACCAAGCCCCCACCCACCCCATCATACCCAAGTGGGTTCATAATCATTGCGGTTATTGTGGTGGTTGTGGTGGCGGCCCTTGGCGTAGTGTACATGAGATTAGGTAGGCGTAGGGTCTCGGGACCACCACCCCTCAGTGATTATGAGGTTGCTGTGATTAATTACCTAAGGTCCGTGGGCGGCGCCTATGAGGTTGATATAGCCAGGCAGTTGGGTATTCCAAGGACTACGGTGTGGAGGATCATTAAGAGGCTTGAGGATGCTGGTGTTGTGGAGGTGAGGAAGGTTCGTGGGAGGAATTACGTGGTGCTTAGGAGGGGTTGA
- the ahcY gene encoding adenosylhomocysteinase, producing the protein MEYKVKDITLADKGRLQIEWAEMHMPVLMKIRERFRRDRPLEGVRISASLHVTKETAVLVRTLAAGGAEVTLVPSNPLSTQDEVAAALAQEGIRVYAWRGMSERDYYNAIGFAVSHEPMVTMDDGADLTVTLHKLALGVKDKDVDYALETAGERDFAKLISSVYGGTEETTTGVIRLRAMAREGTLRYPIIAVNDSYTKYLFDNRYGTGQSTWDGILRATNILVAGKVVVVAGYGWVGRGIAMRAKGLGARRVIVTEVNPVRALEAVFDGFEVMPMSEAAEVGDIFITATGDINVITLEHILKMKDGAILANAGHFNVEIDVSNLERVAEKRTIRSYVDEYRLPNGKRVYVLGEGRLVNLVAAEGHPSEVMDMSFSNQALAVEYIVKNRGKLPLGVHKLPDELDMEVARLKLETMGIRIDQLTEEQRRYISGWELGT; encoded by the coding sequence ATGGAGTATAAGGTGAAGGACATAACACTCGCCGATAAGGGTAGGCTGCAGATTGAATGGGCTGAGATGCACATGCCCGTGCTGATGAAGATTAGGGAGAGGTTCAGGAGGGATAGACCCCTGGAGGGTGTTAGGATATCCGCGAGCCTTCACGTGACCAAGGAGACAGCGGTCCTCGTGAGGACCCTGGCAGCTGGTGGTGCGGAGGTCACCCTGGTACCCTCGAACCCACTGTCTACACAGGATGAGGTGGCCGCTGCGCTGGCTCAGGAGGGTATCAGGGTCTATGCCTGGAGGGGCATGAGTGAGAGGGATTATTACAATGCCATTGGGTTTGCCGTGTCCCACGAGCCCATGGTGACCATGGACGACGGCGCGGACCTAACGGTCACACTGCATAAGCTTGCGTTGGGTGTTAAGGATAAGGACGTGGACTACGCACTGGAGACCGCGGGTGAGAGGGATTTTGCCAAGCTCATTTCCTCAGTTTACGGGGGCACCGAGGAAACCACCACGGGTGTTATTAGGCTTAGGGCCATGGCTAGGGAGGGCACCCTGAGGTACCCAATAATTGCCGTGAACGACTCATACACGAAGTACCTCTTTGATAATAGGTACGGCACGGGCCAATCCACCTGGGATGGGATACTCAGGGCAACAAACATACTGGTGGCTGGTAAGGTGGTGGTGGTTGCGGGGTATGGCTGGGTGGGCCGTGGCATAGCAATGAGGGCCAAGGGCCTCGGTGCCCGTAGGGTCATAGTCACCGAGGTAAACCCAGTGAGGGCTCTCGAGGCTGTCTTTGATGGTTTCGAGGTCATGCCCATGAGCGAGGCTGCGGAGGTTGGTGACATCTTCATAACGGCCACTGGGGATATTAATGTAATAACCCTGGAGCACATACTCAAGATGAAGGATGGGGCCATACTGGCCAATGCGGGGCACTTCAATGTGGAGATTGACGTGTCCAACCTCGAGAGGGTTGCTGAGAAGAGGACCATTAGGAGTTACGTGGATGAGTACAGGCTACCCAATGGTAAGAGGGTTTACGTGCTGGGTGAGGGTAGGCTGGTCAACCTAGTGGCTGCGGAGGGCCACCCCAGTGAGGTTATGGATATGTCCTTTAGTAATCAGGCGTTGGCTGTGGAGTACATTGTTAAGAATAGGGGTAAGTTACCACTTGGTGTTCATAAACTCCCCGATGAACTGGACATGGAGGTTGCCAGGCTTAAGTTGGAGACCATGGGTATAAGGATTGACCAGTTAACCGAGGAGCAGAGGAGGTACATCAGTGGTTGGGAGCTGGGAACCTAA
- the glcV gene encoding glucose ABC transporter ATP-binding protein GlcV: MVRVYLHDVTKVFGKSVVALDHVELEVKSGEFMVVMGPSGHGKTTLLRVVAGLEEPTDGEVWIGDKLVASARKGVFVPPKDRNVGMVFQNWALYPHMKVFDNIAFPLRIKKMPKQEIERRVKEIAEVLGIAETLDRYPRQLSGGQQQRVAIARALVKEPQVLLMDEPFSNLDARVRVTARAFVKDIQRRLGITTILVTHDPADALTLADRIAVLRRGVVQQVGLPSEVYNRPSNIFVANFIGDINLIEGSVEGGGPGALFDGGDVRIPLSGKLLEALGRRSNVVLGIRPEDIMLSKEELRAGGGFVSVGRGVVEISEFAGGKFNVMVRMGSIELKVVSSSSFGIGDQVNVYFNMDKVKFFDKSTKALIYG; encoded by the coding sequence ATGGTTAGGGTTTATTTGCATGATGTGACTAAGGTGTTTGGTAAGTCTGTGGTGGCTTTGGATCACGTGGAGCTTGAGGTTAAGTCGGGTGAGTTCATGGTGGTCATGGGCCCATCGGGTCATGGTAAGACCACGCTCCTTAGGGTTGTGGCTGGGCTTGAGGAGCCCACTGACGGTGAGGTTTGGATTGGTGATAAGTTGGTGGCCTCGGCCAGGAAGGGTGTTTTTGTCCCGCCTAAGGATAGGAATGTGGGTATGGTGTTCCAGAACTGGGCCCTTTACCCGCACATGAAGGTTTTCGATAACATAGCCTTCCCCCTGAGGATTAAGAAGATGCCCAAGCAGGAGATTGAGAGGAGGGTTAAGGAGATCGCCGAGGTTCTGGGTATTGCGGAGACCCTGGACAGGTACCCAAGGCAGTTATCGGGGGGTCAGCAGCAGAGGGTCGCCATTGCCAGGGCCCTGGTTAAGGAGCCCCAGGTCCTCCTAATGGACGAGCCCTTCAGCAACCTAGATGCCAGGGTTAGGGTTACTGCGAGGGCATTCGTGAAGGACATACAGAGGAGGCTGGGCATAACAACGATACTGGTGACCCACGACCCGGCTGATGCGCTGACCCTTGCTGATAGGATTGCCGTGCTTAGGAGGGGTGTGGTGCAGCAGGTTGGGTTGCCCAGCGAGGTTTACAATAGGCCGTCTAACATCTTCGTCGCCAACTTCATCGGCGATATAAACCTCATCGAGGGCTCGGTAGAGGGTGGTGGTCCAGGGGCCCTATTCGACGGTGGTGATGTGAGGATACCCCTAAGTGGGAAGTTGCTGGAGGCCCTGGGTAGGCGCTCCAACGTGGTCCTTGGTATCAGGCCCGAGGATATTATGCTGAGCAAGGAGGAGCTACGGGCTGGCGGTGGTTTCGTCAGTGTGGGTAGGGGTGTTGTGGAGATTTCGGAGTTTGCGGGTGGTAAGTTCAATGTCATGGTTAGGATGGGTAGCATAGAGTTGAAGGTGGTCTCCTCGAGTAGTTTCGGTATTGGTGACCAGGTCAATGTGTACTTCAACATGGATAAGGTTAAGTTCTTTGATAAGTCAACCAAGGCCCTAATCTACGGTTAG